The genomic region CATTACTCTTGAAAGGTAATTTAATCATGGtagtattaatgattaatcatcaaatctttagaaaggtaatgatagcTCGTCAGAAGCACAGAGTGCTAAATAAGAATATAAAAATTTTGCACGCTTTGTGGGTGTGCATTTTCAAGAAGCCGAGTGTCATTTCGAAGATTGCTCTGAAGTTGCAGAAGCGGAGAAATTGCAGAACGAATTCAAAAATGGGAGGTGATCTTAGAAGAGAGGCACCTGATAATATTTCTAGATGGCGggagatgcctaaggtatggacaaagtggagaagggtttcatgacgcatttcatggaaaaactggtggattatgacaaaagcAAAGTTAACTTGGTGGTTACCAGAGTGACTGAAAACTGGAAAAATGGTTCgttcaaaattcatggtgtaaaATTCAAGTTGGACGCGGACCTCATCTCTATGGTCACGGGTATGCCCCATACCGGCCTTaatttctttagggacctgaaagtGTCCAATAATGCTGTGAAGCTCTTTCCGCGCAAAAATAAGGAGAGAGCAAAATTAGGCAAAGCGTCTAGGGGGTATTATGATGtgtctaatattaaaaaaaattggggttgtgtgcttaatgccattatggagtatatcactGTGGAGGGTCGtttcactagggtccatacctatcactttttgtgcttctgaatcactttaggcatgagaagagGGTTTCTCTTCCCTATTACCTTTTCAGGCCCTTATCGCGCTCATTGAACAAGCacagtaagaacccctcttctcaTGTGCTACATTATGGccttatattgctcatttatgagcattgtaagattttggcaATTCAGGAAAATAAAAGGTTGTCGATGTCGCTAGGGAaaggcaagaggaaaagtgaggaCCCTGGGCCCAGTAAGGATGAGCTGAAACAGagtaaaaaggttaaaaaagccTCTGTGGAGAAAAAGGTTGAGGACATGGATAAACAAAAGGATACAGAGGTTGATCCTGAGGatatgggaaaagaaggaagtgagatggagaTTGATGATTCTGACGGGGTGgagagctggaaagatgaggaagtgggggaagaggaaagAGGAGACGAGGATGATTCTGATCAGAACAACCCTACCCACAGCACAAGTACTGGTAATTTTAACAACCAAcctatggaggagcaggacaacCAGATTAACcaagaggaaagggaaatggaaactgagcaaaacaaggataaggaggatacgaGCAGGGAAAAGGATAGAGTTGGAGATGAGATTATTCTGGATAAGCTCAAGAACCAGTCTGATGTGCgtctgggttttgataggtgggtatatgaaagaattaataaaatggaaaaaatagcTAATCAGCAGGAAGAGAAGGGACAGAAAGGTGAAAGTaaccaggagcagtggaaaaaggttatggacGAAAAAGTGGAGAAGTTGGAAGTTCCGACCAGCAAGCTGGAGGAAGGAAAGACAGCCATGACGAACTTCCTGATTATGATTTCGGATATCCTCAACTTTGTGACCAGaaatatggaggaaattgccaaataccttgatggctccagcacttccaaacctattgtggaccttgatgttgatgatgatgttattgaagttgggaatgtggatagtgctcctggaggtgcggccaaaaggactagggcgagtatgaaaaaagctaccttggcctcttccaaggaaatcccaattctcagGGATAATATCAATGAAATGGAAGGGATTAGTgggaaattggctaatgcccttataaacattaagtaatttgtttgttttttgttttggctGGTTGTTGTTGGTTGTGTTGGGCTTTTGTGTTGGCTTTTGCCCAGTACTTTGCTGGTTTTTTTGCAGTCTGCCATGTCTTGTTTCTTAACGCTATTATATTTTAAGGTTCttatgtaaagggtttcggggtcccttcaaaacatgGTTTTCCTGTAATCAAAAACATTGCTCTTGAAATATATCATGTAAACAATCTTTTGTGTATTTCACTTTGCAAATAAAAACTTCCAACATGCAATCAATATGTATCAATCCCTTCTTATTGGCCAAAAAAGATTGCCCAACACTTCTCTTGAATTATATCATGCAAAACTCCTTTCCCTATTTCACCTTGCAAATAAAAACTTTCAAATTGCAATCAAAATGTATTAATACCTTCTTGTTGACcaaaaaagattttaaaaaataatttccaGTCCTCTTCATTTGAACTTATGTTAAATCTTACATAATAGAGGCAAACAATTCATATCAACAGATACAATAGCAACAACAAACATACACAACTCAAAAATGAAGCAAAACAATTTATCTCTTGCCAATCCCAACTTCCATTCATCGGCTCATAAAATTTGGATTTCTTTGACTTTAAGGTATCATTTGTAACAAACAACAAATGTGCAGCTAACTGATTATCATCTATATTCCATCACTGCTAATAGCAGCATTAAAAAAAATTCCCATGATAGACGCTTCTCTTCCCACACATGACCTCTTATACGAATCTTGAATGGCATAAATACTTATTTAAATGCACTTAAATTATGGATGCCCATGTGGAGTCAAATAGGAAACAAAAAAATCCAGTGTATGGTAAAAATGCAATTTTTCAGTAGATCAACAACCACAAATCAGCAATCAACAGACATACAGTGGCTTCTCATGTGCTCACAATCACAGATTTATCCACGTCTCACGCCCAACCTTCCTAGTGTTGTGACACCATTGTTAGGCCCAGAAGGGGAATAGGAAAATATAGTATTGcatttcaaaaagttatatttgaagAAATTTTTAGATCTTTATTTTATAGGAAGCAAAACAGTTTAACTGTCAACTATCTAAACTGAAAAAATGTATTACAAATATAGTTTTGATTAAGAAAGCAGCAAAAACATGGGTGTTGACCCTTTCATACAACAGCCCGAAGACAGTAAGAGTGGCAACAAAACAAGAGAGCAAACCCCGGAAAAAGAGGGTCAGATAAGCCAAAGGAAAACCTATCAAACCAACAACCCATAACCCAACTCAAGGAAGGGGAGAGACACCCAAGTCTTGACAAGGTGTATGGgggaggggagaagacttccccttctgCATGCGACAAACCACAGTCTAGGCAATAATGTCATTAggaccatcaaaagagagatcaagcgCGAAGGACCCTGCAAGGTTAAAAACAAAGACGCCAACAGAGTGCTACTGCAAAAGAAGAACATCGAGAGCAGATTCGATAGGAGTAGGACAGAGCTACAAAACAAGAGCAATAGGAGTTGAATCCTCAAGAACAGCAACAACAACATCGACATCAGCATCAGTGGCAATATGAGACACATCCTAAGAGGTGGTCTCATCCTCCAAAGAGGAGTCAACAGAATAAGAATCGAAAACAAAAACAATCAAGTTATCAACTGTagccttccaccaagtagcaacgcCTTTGTGATGCGGAAGAGACCAATCTGAAGCTGAATGACCCGTAGAGAAGCATTTTCGATAGCAAAAAGGGAGACCCTCAAAATCCAATGGTTGAGTCCAaagcctatccccaaccataagaaccacatcccaaGGGAAGGGCGAAGAGATGTCAATATCCATTAAAATGTGGGCAAAGGTGGAGTGGCCCATGGAAgtcgtggcatcatcaaccttaaaAAAATGGCCAATAGAGTAACCTATGGCCTCGTAGCAAGAATGCTCCaagaaatgaaggggaagattcGAAACGCAAATCCAAACCGaacacattaagtggttcagtaagagggttaaaagaagttatCCAGGGCTTAACAAAGAAAgtgaactccccaagcccacaacttgcccaaTATCAAGTCACGATCAGACGAagaagcaaaggaagcaatatgaaagcctttagcacaaggaaaaagctcaataCTATGAGCAACAaggggcttccaagaatcactcacctgGTGATGAAGGTCCAATAACGAAGGCCAAAGCCCAAAGAATCTTTACAACAATGCACAGCGTTGATAGAACCCAATGTTATCCACGACATCCTGTCCACAAACCACAACAAGGGAGGACTTGGCATAGGGAAGAGGACAAACCCCCTTGGGGGGCTGGGCAAAAGATTTGGCCACACGAGCAAAGCTGCGCTTACCAACGAAAGGAGGTGGTATGGGTAGGACCTTAGCACTTGTAACAAGGTCACTATCAATAGCAACATCACCAAACAGAGGAGCAGCACCATTAGCCAAAGCTTCAACGGCAACGACCCCAAGGGCATCCAGGGGGGGGACCACCCGCAACTAGAGCAACATTAGCGACCACAGTGGCATCCACATGAGGGGGAGTGGGCCCCGATCCACCCCGCGCAAAGGCCATGGCCGCAGTTGGAGCAGTCCCAAGAGCAAGGCTTCCAAATCTGAGCATGCAAGTAAGCAGTAGATGGGAGCCATTTCAAATAGTGATGTATTATAAATATGTTATCCCACAAGATTAACATATTAACAAGAACAATTACAATAATTGCACATTTTCTTAAGTTGTCTCAGCAGGTACATGTGGTAGAACGCAACTTCTACCTAGTCAAGATTGAGCACCCGATAAAAATTTACGATTCCTTTGGAGCATAAACAAATAATACACAAGATAAAATAGAAGAAATCCTCAATACTGCTAAGATGTTGACCTCTTCTTTTATGGGCAATATTAACTGtaacattttttatatatttaatcaaAACCACTTTTAACATTTAGATAAGTCTTCCTAACGTTGTTACATTTGTAATTAATTAAAGTGATCTGTATTTTGTGTCTGAGCAGCATTAACCACAACTACTAATAACATTTTCAAGTTGTCCCTGATTGATTGTGTTCGAATATTTTATCCTGAATGAAGTATATATAACAATTTTAATGTCAAGTAGAATAACATGTGAGATTAATGCCAGCCTAATTAAACAAACCTAAGAAATGAGAATCAATcacacaaacaaacaaaaaaatccctATATAAATCAACAACCATAAGGTTCTTCAGCATCGAATCACATTAAAGTTCCTGCCTTGCACATCTTGAGCCATCCCCAAGATGGTCATTTACTTAAGTTAGATACCCCTGGAAGGACTTTACATGATAAAGAGGCATGAATTGTATCTTTTTAAAGTTTAAACTCTCATCCTGTTAAGAGGGTCCTGTAAACAATTCCATTATTTGATTAGAGCATTAGTTAAATATTCAAACTTCACATAATAAATAATTCGTAATATTTTTTAGTGCAATTTTAAGCATCCCTTGACATGCTATTGAACCATGCATTTCCAATGCCATGTTGAAATCAATTGTAAAATTAGTAAATAACAAAAATCTGGTAAGAGAACATGATTAAGTTTTTCTCAACGTGACAAGACCCCAAGTCCAAACAGAGCATTATATGATGTACTTAATTGTATAGGGGATAAATTTAATAGTTAAACAGACAGAATGATCACTCCTTGTAACCACTGTCCCAGAGAAAGACTAACTATTCAGTTACAAGACAGTCAAATTCTAGAATGTCCTTTGTGCTTCCAAGAAGAATTTAATTGTAAAAAAACATTAACCTGTGTAGATTTGCTCTTTTTATTAAACAATATGGAAGATTTATAGATCATCCGTTATGTTACAAATATCACCTGTGGATAAGAAGGCAAAAGCTGTTACATGAGACACGTCCACATTAGCCAATGACAAAAATGTTTTACTCATCACTCCACTGGGAGGAGATAAATGGATTCACCTCCTCAGGATTGATGAGAAAATTTGTAGATTATATCTAATCTTTAACACCTTCCAATTGTTGTTGATTTCTTGCTACTGATTTGAGCAGAATGTGCAGCAAATACAGCCAAAAAAATGGTGAGACAAACCTATGTgaataaaagaaaacaaatattATGTACATGACACCAAAGTAATCTGAATTTTTTTCTCTAGATGTTGATAAAAATTTGCCGATGCAGATTACACTCTTCACATTTAATACATTCCCTTAAACACAGGATTCATGCGACAGATACTTGGCCCATATTCCTCATATTCTGCCTTTGAATGGCAAGCCTGTAAGACAcaaatcaaaattgatgaaatttCATTAACATAGATCTTAGGAAATATTCAAGACTCTAGGTAGAACTACAAAAAAATATTATCCATATCCTCCTTAGCATAACATACATGGAGAATTATATAATGATCAAGGAAATACCGTATAAAATTCTGGGGTAGAAGCAAGAACAGAACCTCCAAACCAAACTGCAAACCGCTGGATCGGATGGCTGACAACATTCACTTCCACTGCTTGCGACTGCAACAGAGTATATTAAGATGAAATTAGCACACTAAATAAGAAAACAGATTGCATGATAGTAGCTTGATAGAGAAAATAATGACTTACTTTGGATTCACCACCTAGTTGAGCATCTGATGCAGCAATTCGAGAATCCACAATTTTTTTGATATCACGCTGCAATCGTCTTTGGAAGTCTTTGAACATAGTGGACCCTCCTGATAGTACTATATTCTGCTTCCATGCAATGGGAAATAAAGTCAAGAAAGATGGAAAATGAATTCAATACACATTAGCCTTTCATATCTACAATTTCTGCAAGAAAAAGATAGCTTGGGCTTTTAACAAGTAGATTATATAGCCAAAAAAAGTATGTAGTTAAATCTTAAACTTAGTGCATTTTTCTGCCTAATGAAAATTAACCttgtacaaagcacgtcttgtgtCAATTGGCGATGATTGGATGCACCTATCCACTACAACAGGTAAAGGGGTAGCAAAATCACTACTGTAGATCTCTGGATGAAAGAATACCTGTAGATTTAGATAAGAAAAAACAATCATTTTTAGATACATTTGCATACTTACGTTCTGAATTAGGGTTGAGAAACTCCTTAGAGTACATGAAGCTGgaatatcaataaaatattttaattataagcATACCTTGTAATCCCCAATGCAAATCAAGGAATATGAACTAAAAAGTGAAGAATATGTGAACCGATAAAAGTAAGTATTCTAGATAAGTTACATAAAACCTAACACATTTTTATGGTACATTAATGGAAACATTCAACAGGGTCTCCAAAcattaaaataatcaaaattaatGCCTAATCCTTAAAACAAGAAATGATAAAATTATCAATCATAATCAGAAAGCAAGAAAGCAAGCTTATTTTTACTATCCAACAGCCTGGGCCAAAACATATCAAAATGCATCAAGACCCTTACCAAATAGAATAACTTTGCTAAAACCAGTATTCCACGGAAACATGTCCCCTACCCTCATTGGCTGTCCTGTTCATTTCAGAGACATCCTATATGCATCTCCATTATTCCTTGTGTCCTGGAGACGTTTCAAAAAGAATTTGGCTTCTTGAGGACTTAACCGCTTTTTTAACTTCTTTGTGTAAGTGGATTAGGACAAGTGGCGTAGGTCTCTGGGGGCTGACCTAGTGTTCCCATGACATTAACAGGCATCTTCAATCTACTGAAAATGTCACAGGGACATCCCTATGTACCATGGTCAACATTTggaaaaacatgaaaaaataaaaaatacttgtaAGGTAATTTTACAATAGGAAGGAGGCATATTTAAGCATTATTTTCATGATCACTGGTGATAATAAATATAATTGCTAATACAAAGGGCACGATTCCCCCCTCGATCACActtatcaatcaatcaaccaaCAAATACACACACATAATCCCATACTCATATTTCAGTTTCTTGCTCAACTTTCAAGTTCAatattcaatggtcattgttatagaTGTTAACAGTATTTGAATTTTCAGGTTTTTAGATATGATATTTAATAGTTAATTATATGAATGAGAATCTATAAAAAAATGTTTTTATGATTTCCTTGTATTTTTAATACATGTGCGTATATAATTTCGCTTCCCATAAATCTAGGACAAATTTTGCTAATCTGGAAATTCATTCCCCACTCCCACCATCCCAAAAGCTGCTAGAAACATAACTTGAACAAAAAATTCTGACAAACAACTCTCTGAGCTAACCCAGGTTAAGATGCATGTTCCTGTCAGCCAATGTGGGCTTTAATTTGTAGGTACAACATTCTTCCATGGACACCTCTCAGAAAAATTGGCACTAATTGGCTGTCACGGGATCAATAAGGCTCATTAAGGCCAAATCAACTGACGGGCACAAAAAACTAAAAAGTGTTCATAATTAACTAATTTGATGTCCCTGCCTTCATTCAATAACTACAAATTACCCACATGTTTTTGCTTGTGTTCTGCAGCTTCTTAAACAACAATACATCATTAATCCAAATCTCCAATTTCAGATTCAAGGTTGACAATTCATCATAACTTTGAGCTTCCAAGCTTGGGATCATTTTATGCTTAATCTTCTTTGCCAATTTGCACCTCCTTTCCACTTCATTCCTCTTCATTAAATCATGATCTTCTTAGTCATCGGAACCAAGGATGTATTTCACATAGCCAAGAGTTACTTTGTCTAGCACACTAAAAAGCGAGACTGTTGCAATACCGCCTCTACCAGGTATTGGCACAATCATTTTCCTCTTGTTTCTACTTTGCATTACTGCAATAATAAAAACACAAACATACTGAACTGAAATGAGAAAACACAAAGAGAGTACAGCCATGCACAATTTGTGACCCTGCCATGATGAGATTATGCCCCCAGGTTAAGCAATGATTTGGTAGATAGCTCTGACTTGACAGCACCACTGAACTGTAATCAAAACAAGTGGTCACATGTAAAATATGATTGCATGAAGTGAAGAGCCTATGAAACGTATTCCCAAACCAGTGAAAATACCTTTTAAACTTCCTAGTGATCACATTCAGTTCACAAATATCATCTATTATATCTAGGATGCATATTTCAATGCTGCCTATAGGAGGACCCATAGGATGAGCCTCTTCATTTTTCACTACACATTCAAGCCTTCCCATGTATCTATAGGAATGCTAAAGATGAGACCTTGGATACTTTTTTAACACCTTCATAGCTAGGCAGTACACATCTTGTTTGCCTTTCTACAAATGAACAAAATAAATGTTGTCCAAGGAGATTATAGATCAGGCTTCACAAATCTCCGCTTAGGAGCATGACCTGCTTAATAGTCTCAATGATGATTTCAGGATTCTCTTTGACAGTTCTGTTCTTAATTCTTACTATACCATGTAGAGACATGGCCCAACTAAGACATTGCACTAAACCAACTGCTGCTACCTCATTATTGGTGCCATAATTAATACTTATTACTTACAGTAAGGCTACAAGGAAGCTCCTGATCTCTCTCTCAAAAGACTTGCTGCAACTTTCCCCAGATTTTCATTGGAAGACAAAATTAAGTTTAGCCATCCTCAAGATAACATTTTCCACATCACATGCTTTTTGTTTATATCAACACCTCCAGCACTTTTATCAAGTTATAGCACAAAATCCATGTTAGTAATAATCCAATGGCCATATCGATTGTACTAATAATTGAACAGGATGAGATCACGTACATAAATGAACCATCCAGCCTTGGTAAATTTAAGGAGCATATCTATCTTGATAACTAGAATAAAATGAATAATCATTAGTGAAATGGTGTGCCCCCTGATAGAGATTTTTACTCTACAGATTGTTTCTTTGATACAAACTTCCAGTGTTGCTACAAGGTGCAGCAATGGCATTTTATTTTaccaaaaaaaaatctataaaataagCAACATCAATATAATAGAATGTCTGTTTCTTGGGCAATGAAGATCACCATAACAATATGATTTGTAAAAACTTGTCAGAGGATTTGATGCACCTTCTGTGTATATCAATCATGTATTTGTAGCCTTCTTGTATCCTTTATGTCTTTTACCGTAACGTGTATGGATATATTCCCCAATAAAAGGGTTGCTACAGTGAAAGCTTTGGAGATAAAGTGGGAAGCACTAGCCAATCTGTTGGTGAATTAGGCATGGAAGGAGCATCTGGAAAACCAGGAGAACAGGTTGCTGGAGGAATCTTCCAAGACAAAAAAATGCCAATTTTCTAGTTTTTGCTGGTGCTTAGGAAAGGCCTCAAATGATCTTGCAAAAAGTTCTTGTGATATAGAGAGGGATAACTTTAGCCATTAATTACAAGCTTCCTAAGGTTATAAAAAAGTCTACCTCTCAAATTATAGTTTTAGCCCTTTCTTCAAAGACAAATGTCTGAAATTGAAGGCTACAGAAGATTAATAAAGGTGTCCAAAACCTCCTCATGAGGGTCCACAGCTTTCATATATGCCTCACATAGAAAAGCCTGTAAAAGTGGTACTCAGCTTTGGCTAAACAAGCTTTGTTTGTTGCACCTTGACAAGAGTGAAATGCAAAATTGAAATATCTTCCCCGAGCAGGGTTGGAACTAGCCTCTAGGCAATTATTGATAGTGAAAAAGTGGATGATATTTAAAGCGATGGGTTGTTACTTGTTTACTATTATCTGTCTAAAATATCAATGTGCATATTAAATGGTGTAACAAAATATAAGTTATAACACAATAGAAACCTTATTCAAATACAGTTTGCTTATAACAAAATAACCAGCTCCACAGCTAacaaaaacattacaaatacattTTAAGCTAATTTCATGGATCAAATTATGGACCACTCCCTTTATCCTCACCTCCTCACCCACACAAGGAATTATTAGTTGGGGTGAAAAAAATCTAAATATCCATTCACCCTAGATTGTAGTGTGATTTTTTCTTTTGCAGCAGCAAGCATTTATTCAATCTCCACCATCATTCTCGAGGTTTCCCTTTAGATTTCTCCTATCACTTTAATGAAAATGGTAGAACCACTTAGTTGAGGTTCCTTCACAGGATCCATCAGAAACAAAAGTGGATTATTTGGTTTTTCTTTCATTGGTGTCTTCCATCCGTTTGGTCATTTTAACTTTCATCTCCTTCCACTCCTTTGGCTCTCCACAAATCCTTGTCACTCCCTCATTCTAGGTTTAGAAAACTTGGAGAGGGGTTGTTGCACCCTAGGGCTCTCAAAGGCTCCTAGCTTCAGCATGGGAAAGGTGATTCTCTCTGCTTCAATCTTGTTCAGCCAATCTACACTGTTTGAGCTCTAATTTATAAGTTTCCCATTCTAGCTACATCCTCAATACTTTTGTTACTAAAAAGTCAGCATTACAAATTGGGTGCATAATTCTGATCACTACATGTCTCTCAAAGTGGTGTTCTTTGCACTTGGACATGGCAAGTAAGGATTCTACCCCCTTCCTTGTAGCTCCAAGAAAAATGAGTCTAAGAAACCTAAACATTCCTCTAAACGTTCTGCATCCACGCAGTAAAT from Cryptomeria japonica chromosome 3, Sugi_1.0, whole genome shotgun sequence harbors:
- the LOC131059779 gene encoding uncharacterized protein LOC131059779, with the translated sequence MIARQKHRVLNKNIKILHALWVCIFKKPSVISKIALKLQKRRNCRTNSKMGGDLRREAPDNISRWREMPKENKRLSMSLGKGKRKSEDPGPSKDELKQSKKVKKASVEKKVEDMDKQKDTEVDPEDMGKEGSEMEIDDSDGVESWKDEEVGEEERGDEDDSDQNNPTHSTSTVLIKKAAKTWVLTLSYNSPKTVRVATKQESKPRKKRVR